From Methylobacterium radiodurans, a single genomic window includes:
- a CDS encoding glucan biosynthesis protein gives MTFEGVVAEAQRLAAAPYAAPAEDLPPALAALSYDGYRRIVFRPAEALRLGRNFSAQLFHRGFLQKKRVRLFVQPRSGAPRPVAYDQRLFDLGKDLAGQSFAPDLGFAGFRLHYAFSDAPKNRPPGFQEEFLVFLGASYFRLRGDGQEYGLSARGLAIGTGAPEGEEFPDFVAHWICEPDAEARTLTVLSLLDSPSVAGAYRFEIAPGDPSRMTVTASLHPRRRLDKAGLAPLTSMFLHGESGPGARNAQAFDDFRPEVHDSDGLVVMTEADRLWRPLVNGRPAPQISAFRAAPLRGFGLLQRERNFAAYLDVEARHEARPGHWVEPLAEEKRPEMVAAGASPRPGAFADGAVQLFEIPSREEYMDNIVAAFVPAAPLEAGKPLRLAYRLTTVGTEPTEALPGDLARVVSTRVGSAERLRPTEPPSPQRRLYAIDFEGPNLPRDHDESVRAVVTASAGAVVEPVAAPVPQTGGWRIYVEWRPPAPLPPGDVILRAYLEKDGRRISETWDAPA, from the coding sequence ATGACGTTCGAGGGCGTCGTGGCCGAGGCGCAACGTCTCGCGGCCGCCCCCTACGCCGCTCCGGCGGAGGATCTGCCGCCCGCGTTGGCGGCGCTGAGCTACGACGGTTACCGCCGCATCGTCTTCCGGCCGGCCGAGGCGCTGCGCCTCGGCCGGAACTTCAGCGCGCAGCTCTTCCACCGCGGCTTCCTGCAGAAGAAGCGTGTGCGGCTCTTCGTCCAGCCGCGGAGCGGCGCCCCGCGCCCCGTGGCCTACGACCAGCGCCTGTTCGATCTCGGCAAGGATCTGGCGGGCCAGAGCTTCGCGCCCGATCTCGGCTTCGCGGGCTTTCGCCTGCACTACGCCTTCTCGGACGCTCCGAAGAACCGGCCGCCCGGCTTCCAGGAGGAGTTCCTGGTCTTCCTCGGCGCCTCGTACTTCCGGCTGCGCGGGGACGGGCAGGAATACGGGCTCTCCGCCCGCGGGCTCGCCATCGGCACGGGCGCGCCGGAGGGCGAGGAGTTCCCGGATTTCGTCGCCCACTGGATCTGCGAGCCGGACGCGGAGGCGCGCACCCTCACGGTGCTGTCGCTGCTCGATTCGCCGAGCGTGGCCGGCGCCTACCGGTTCGAGATCGCGCCGGGCGACCCATCCCGCATGACGGTGACCGCCTCGCTGCACCCGCGCCGCCGGCTCGACAAGGCCGGGCTCGCGCCGCTGACCAGCATGTTCCTGCACGGGGAGAGTGGGCCGGGCGCCCGCAACGCGCAAGCGTTCGACGATTTCCGTCCCGAAGTGCACGATTCGGACGGGCTGGTGGTCATGACCGAAGCGGACCGCCTCTGGCGGCCCCTTGTGAACGGGCGGCCGGCCCCGCAGATCTCCGCCTTCCGGGCTGCACCGCTGCGGGGCTTCGGGCTGCTGCAGCGCGAGCGGAATTTTGCCGCTTATCTCGACGTCGAGGCCCGGCACGAGGCCCGTCCCGGGCACTGGGTCGAGCCGCTGGCGGAGGAGAAACGGCCCGAGATGGTCGCCGCTGGCGCATCACCGCGGCCCGGCGCCTTCGCGGACGGGGCGGTCCAGCTCTTCGAGATCCCCTCGCGCGAGGAGTACATGGACAACATCGTGGCGGCCTTCGTGCCGGCCGCGCCCTTGGAAGCCGGCAAACCGCTGCGCCTCGCCTACCGCCTGACGACTGTCGGGACCGAGCCGACCGAGGCTTTGCCGGGCGACCTCGCGCGCGTGGTGTCCACCCGGGTCGGCTCCGCCGAGCGGCTGCGCCCGACCGAACCGCCGAGCCCGCAGCGGCGGCTCTACGCGATCGATTTCGAGGGGCCGAACCTGCCGAGGGACCACGACGAGAGCGTGCGCGCGGTGGTCACGGCGAGCGCGGGCGCGGTGGTGGAGCCCGTGGCCGCGCCCGTGCCGCAGACCGGCGGCTGGCGCATCTACGTGGAGTGGCGCCCTCCTGCCCCGCTGCCGCCCGGCGACGTGATCCTGCGGGCTTACTTGGAGAAGGACGGACGCCGGATCAGCGAGACCTGGGACGCGCCGGCCTGA
- a CDS encoding L,D-transpeptidase family protein, with product MVPTSACARAAAAPLALLIALGPAAAQNAPAGPAPQVQAVPAPTQAPVPLPVPVQAAPAAAQPAPELRKEAPARKAEPAAPKPAESKDAAQPKDKAAKDNASKDAAQQEAPRKKEPAPLVYAKVSADPTPTLNPRTFLDTLRAAEQYQAYADAGGWEPLPTDLVLKPGTSHPAVPSLRHHLTLTGDLPADAPPSDRLDPPLVAALTAFQARHGLPETGLLGRQTIAALNVPASVRQRQLAASAQRLMGSNFPFGERYVVVNIPSAVVEAVEKGQVARRYVAVVGSPDKATPSVETRITDVNFNPTWTVPISVVKNEIIPRMRKEPGYLAKNHIRILGPGGVEVDPTTLDWNTNKAANYTLRQDPGFDNSLGQVRIDMPNRHAVYMHDTPSKSLFGRSVRFHSHGCVRVGQVKEFVGWLLQGTEGPNGSGSSWGPIEIETGIADGERRDIKLPKPVPVTFVYLTGYATPDGRAHFRDDIYGLDTPGTSAESGKAANASKPSEPIKSAEPTKPGPARPAAAGAQPRPAEARQKPAEASAPEPQHTDPTTTGSIRPAAPRSPKPAGLLPPGLVGRTN from the coding sequence ATGGTCCCGACGTCCGCTTGCGCACGCGCCGCCGCGGCGCCGCTCGCGCTTCTGATCGCGCTCGGCCCGGCGGCGGCGCAGAACGCCCCGGCCGGGCCCGCGCCGCAGGTGCAGGCCGTCCCGGCGCCCACGCAGGCCCCTGTGCCCCTCCCGGTGCCCGTGCAGGCGGCGCCCGCGGCGGCCCAACCCGCCCCCGAACTCCGCAAGGAGGCACCGGCCCGCAAGGCCGAGCCCGCCGCGCCGAAGCCGGCGGAGAGCAAGGATGCGGCCCAGCCCAAGGACAAGGCCGCGAAGGACAACGCTTCGAAGGACGCGGCCCAGCAGGAGGCGCCGCGGAAAAAGGAGCCCGCGCCTCTCGTCTACGCGAAGGTCTCGGCCGATCCGACGCCGACGCTCAACCCGCGCACCTTCCTCGACACGCTGCGCGCCGCCGAGCAGTACCAGGCCTATGCCGACGCGGGCGGCTGGGAGCCGCTGCCGACGGACCTCGTGCTGAAGCCCGGCACGAGCCATCCGGCGGTGCCGTCCTTGCGCCACCACCTGACGCTCACTGGGGACCTGCCCGCCGACGCGCCCCCGAGCGACCGGCTCGACCCGCCGCTGGTCGCCGCCCTCACGGCTTTCCAGGCGCGGCACGGCCTGCCCGAGACGGGGCTTCTCGGCCGCCAGACCATCGCGGCGCTGAACGTGCCGGCCAGCGTCCGCCAGCGCCAGCTCGCGGCTTCCGCCCAGCGCCTGATGGGCTCGAACTTTCCCTTCGGCGAGCGCTACGTGGTGGTGAACATCCCCTCCGCCGTGGTCGAAGCGGTCGAGAAGGGGCAGGTCGCCCGCCGCTACGTCGCGGTGGTCGGCAGCCCCGACAAGGCGACGCCGTCCGTCGAGACCCGCATCACCGACGTGAACTTCAACCCGACCTGGACCGTGCCGATCTCGGTGGTGAAGAACGAGATCATCCCGAGGATGCGGAAAGAGCCGGGCTACCTCGCCAAGAACCATATCCGCATCCTCGGCCCCGGCGGCGTCGAGGTCGATCCGACGACGCTCGACTGGAACACCAACAAGGCAGCGAACTACACGCTGCGGCAGGATCCCGGCTTCGACAACTCGCTCGGCCAAGTGCGAATCGACATGCCGAACCGCCACGCGGTCTACATGCACGACACGCCCTCGAAGTCGCTGTTCGGCCGCTCCGTGCGCTTCCACAGTCACGGCTGCGTGCGCGTCGGCCAGGTGAAGGAGTTCGTCGGCTGGCTGCTCCAGGGCACCGAGGGGCCGAACGGATCGGGCTCGTCTTGGGGGCCGATCGAGATCGAGACCGGCATCGCGGACGGCGAGCGGCGGGACATCAAGCTGCCCAAGCCCGTGCCGGTCACCTTCGTGTACCTGACCGGCTACGCCACGCCGGACGGCCGCGCCCATTTCCGCGACGACATCTATGGCCTCGATACGCCGGGAACGTCTGCCGAGTCCGGCAAGGCCGCCAACGCGTCCAAGCCTTCCGAGCCCATCAAGTCTGCCGAGCCCACCAAGCCGGGTCCTGCGCGGCCTGCAGCTGCCGGGGCGCAGCCGCGCCCCGCGGAAGCGCGGCAGAAGCCCGCCGAGGCGAGCGCCCCCGAGCCGCAGCATACCGATCCCACCACGACCGGTTCGATCCGTCCGGCCGCGCCACGCAGCCCGAAGCCCGCCGGCCTTCTGCCGCCGGGCCTCGTCGGGAGGACCAACTGA
- the zwf gene encoding glucose-6-phosphate dehydrogenase, which translates to MATIIPVASFDCVVFGATGDLTTRKLLPALFYRFQDGQIPGTSRIIGASRTDITAEEFRERARDAIKRFVPPQDIREGALDAFIDHLDYVTIDGAGEEGWAELTAKLNERPDQVRPYYLATSPDLYGPICRNLASHGLIGEKSRVVLEKPIGKDLKSARAINDAVGEVFPETQIYRIDHYLGKETVQNLLALRFANTIFERLWTADVIDHVQITVAETVGVEGRAGYYDRSGALRDMLQNHLLQLLCLTAMESPLNLDANAVRDEKLKVLRALKPITPNDVQQVTVRGQYSAGAVAGKPVESYANELEGPSRTETFVAMKVEVQSWRWAGVPFYLRTGKRMPQKLSEIVVQFRASPFSIFPEEAFGREPNRLVIRLQPEEGMKLEVMTKDPGPGGMRLRPTNLDISFEETFKQRYPDAYERLLMDVVRGNATLFMRRDEVEAAWAWADGVLKAWSDRPEAPRPYPAGTWGPTSAIALIERDGRTWHEELR; encoded by the coding sequence TTGGCCACCATCATCCCCGTCGCATCCTTCGACTGTGTCGTGTTCGGCGCGACCGGCGACCTGACGACCCGCAAGCTCCTGCCGGCCCTGTTCTACCGCTTCCAGGACGGGCAGATCCCCGGCACCAGTCGGATCATCGGCGCCTCGCGCACCGACATCACCGCGGAGGAGTTCCGTGAGCGCGCCCGCGACGCGATCAAGCGCTTCGTGCCGCCCCAGGACATCCGCGAGGGCGCGCTCGACGCCTTCATCGACCATCTCGATTACGTGACGATCGACGGCGCGGGCGAGGAGGGCTGGGCCGAGCTCACCGCCAAGCTGAACGAGCGCCCCGATCAGGTGCGGCCCTACTATCTCGCCACCTCGCCCGACCTCTACGGCCCGATCTGCCGCAACCTCGCGAGCCACGGGCTGATCGGTGAGAAATCGCGCGTCGTGCTGGAGAAGCCGATCGGCAAGGACCTCAAGTCCGCCCGTGCCATCAACGACGCGGTGGGCGAGGTCTTCCCCGAGACGCAGATCTACCGGATCGACCACTATCTCGGGAAGGAGACCGTCCAGAACCTGCTGGCCCTGCGCTTCGCCAACACGATCTTCGAGCGGCTCTGGACCGCGGACGTGATCGACCACGTCCAGATCACGGTGGCCGAGACGGTCGGCGTCGAGGGGCGGGCCGGCTACTACGACCGGTCGGGCGCGCTGCGCGACATGCTGCAGAACCACCTGCTGCAGCTCCTCTGCCTCACCGCCATGGAGAGCCCGCTCAACCTCGACGCCAACGCGGTGCGCGACGAGAAGCTGAAGGTTCTGCGCGCCCTCAAGCCCATCACGCCGAACGACGTGCAGCAGGTCACCGTGCGCGGCCAGTACAGCGCGGGCGCGGTCGCGGGTAAACCGGTCGAGAGCTACGCCAACGAGCTGGAGGGCCCGAGCCGGACCGAGACCTTCGTCGCCATGAAGGTCGAGGTGCAGTCCTGGCGCTGGGCGGGCGTGCCGTTCTACCTGCGCACCGGCAAGCGCATGCCCCAGAAGCTCTCCGAGATCGTGGTGCAGTTCCGCGCCTCGCCCTTCTCGATCTTCCCCGAGGAGGCCTTCGGGCGCGAGCCGAACCGCCTCGTCATCCGGCTCCAGCCGGAGGAGGGCATGAAGCTCGAGGTGATGACGAAGGACCCCGGCCCCGGCGGCATGCGCTTGCGCCCGACCAACCTCGACATCTCCTTCGAGGAGACCTTCAAGCAGCGCTATCCGGACGCCTACGAGCGCCTGCTGATGGACGTGGTGCGCGGCAACGCCACCCTGTTCATGCGCCGCGACGAGGTCGAGGCCGCCTGGGCCTGGGCCGATGGCGTGCTGAAGGCTTGGTCCGACCGGCCGGAGGCGCCGCGGCCCTACCCGGCCGGCACCTGGGGGCCGACGTCCGCCATCGCGCTGATCGAGCGCGATGGCCGCACCTGGCACGAGGAACTGCGATGA
- a CDS encoding SDR family NAD(P)-dependent oxidoreductase, whose amino-acid sequence MSHPAISPGRAAVVTGAASGIGLAAAKAFAGAGMNVWLADLPGDALEAARAEVAALAAVEVRAVATDVGRREAVEALRDAVARSGSPAIVMLNAGIEAGGRLFSEPETWTRILDTNLWGVINGVQAFAPGMIEGGQPGAVIVTGSKQGITTPPGNTPYNVSKAGVKALTEALAHDLRGREGCRTSAHLLIPGFVYTGLARARGVAEKPAGAWTPEETVAFMLERLEAGDFYILCPDNETTTEQDRRRIAWAVGDIIENRPALSRWHPDYAEAFRSHMER is encoded by the coding sequence ATGTCCCATCCTGCGATCAGCCCCGGCCGCGCCGCGGTGGTGACGGGTGCCGCGAGCGGCATCGGGCTCGCCGCCGCCAAGGCCTTCGCGGGGGCCGGCATGAACGTCTGGCTCGCCGACCTGCCGGGCGACGCCCTGGAGGCGGCCCGCGCCGAGGTCGCCGCGCTCGCCGCCGTCGAGGTGCGGGCGGTGGCGACCGATGTCGGGCGGCGCGAGGCCGTCGAGGCCTTGCGCGACGCGGTCGCGCGCTCGGGCTCGCCCGCGATCGTCATGCTGAACGCCGGGATCGAGGCCGGCGGCCGCCTGTTCTCGGAGCCCGAGACCTGGACCCGTATCCTCGACACAAATCTCTGGGGCGTGATCAACGGCGTGCAGGCCTTCGCCCCCGGCATGATCGAGGGCGGCCAGCCCGGTGCCGTCATCGTCACCGGCTCGAAGCAGGGCATCACCACGCCGCCCGGCAACACGCCCTACAACGTCTCGAAGGCGGGCGTGAAAGCCCTCACGGAAGCGCTCGCGCACGACCTGCGCGGGCGCGAGGGCTGCCGCACCAGCGCGCACCTGCTGATCCCGGGCTTCGTCTACACGGGACTCGCCCGGGCGCGCGGGGTGGCCGAGAAGCCGGCCGGCGCCTGGACGCCGGAGGAGACCGTGGCCTTCATGCTGGAGCGGCTGGAGGCCGGTGACTTCTACATCCTCTGCCCGGACAACGAGACCACGACGGAGCAGGACCGCCGCCGCATCGCCTGGGCGGTCGGGGACATCATCGAGAACCGCCCCGCCCTGTCGCGCTGGCACCCGGATTACGCGGAGGCCTTCCGGAGCCACATGGAGCGCTGA